The DNA region CGACCTGGGGCTTGAGGGGATACTCCTGACAATGTTCGATCCAAGGAACAACCTGTCCCACCAGGTTGCCACGGAAGCGAGAGCTTTTTTTGACGACAAGGTATTCCGGACGGTGATACCCAGGAACGTGCGGCTCAGTGAGGCTCCAAGCCACGGAAAACCGGTTATTCTTTACGACATCCGATCCGCCGGGTGCAGGGCCTATCTGGATCTCGCAAAGGAGATCCTTAAACGTTGACGATGGTAGAACCTGGATGACCTCGCAAAAAGCCATCCCCCGGTTTTACCCTGTGTAACCCTGTGGTGTGACCTGTAAATGGTCACGCTGTGGTAAATTAGCTTTGGAAATTGGACATTAGACACTGTCGGTTTTTAACCCTGGGGACGAAAGGCTATGACGACTGAACGGAAGAGACAGGCCCTTGGCAAGGGATTGGGCGCCCTGATTCCAGGCATCGAGACCACCGCGGAGCAGGGGGAGTTTCTCGTTGTTTCCGTTGAGGAGGTCTTTCCAAACTCCGACCAGCCGAGGAGGGCCTTTAACCGGGGAGCAATGGCCGAATTGGCCGCCTCGATCCGGGAAAAGGGAATTCTGCAGCCCCTGTTGGTCCACAGGGTGCCGGGGGGGTATGAGCTGCTTGCGGGTGAGCGGCGCCTGAGGGCCGCGAAGCTCGCCGGCCTGAAAACGGTACCCGTTATTCTAAAGAGGTATCCGGAGGACCAGAAGCTGGAGTTGGCGCTCATCGAGAATATTCAGCGCGAGGACCTGAATCCGCTTGAAGAAGCGGGAGCCTATGGAGATCTGCAGGGGCGTTTCAAATATACTCAGGAACAGTTGGCCGCCCGTCTTGGCAAGGATCGCGCAACGGTGGCAAATGCTCTAAGATTGCTCAAGCTTCCGGAATTCGTAAAGGAAAAGCTGGCCGAAGGTTCCATATCAGCGGGTCATGCCCGTGCCCTGCTGGGGGTTGCGGACACGGGCGAAATGCGGGCCATGCTAAACAGGATACTTAAAAGAGGATTGTCGGTTCGGGAGGTGGAACGGGCCGTAAGAAGAGGGCGATCCTCCCCGGGGAAAGTGTCCGGGAGTCCTGATGTTTCTCACGAAACAAGGGCTCTCGAACGGCGGATGGAAAAAAGCCTGGGCTCGAAGGTTCGCCTCAGGATCGGTAAAAATGGTGGCCGAATCGAGATCATCTGCACCAGCGCCGAGGAACTCGATGGTGTGATCGACAGAATTCTGAAGGGATGATCGATAAACCCGCCGAAAGTACTTTTTACGAGGGTATCTGGAATGGAGGAAAAAAGATGAACGGAAAGAAGGAAAAGCCCAACAGCGCGACAAGGGGTGAGATCAAAGCCTTCCTGGGGGAAGGAACTGATTTCAAAGGCATCCTCACTTTCGAGGGGACCGTCCGGGTGGACGGGAAGATGGAGGGGGAGATCTTTACGAAAGACACCCTGATCGTGGGCGAAAGCGCCGCCATTAACGCCGAGATCCAAGTGCATACCATCGTAATAAGCGGCGTGGTTAGGGGGAACATCAACGCAACCGGAAAGGTGGAGGTACATAGCCCGGGAAAGGTCTTCGGCAACATCAAGACCCCCAGACTCTTCATTGAAGAAGGGGTAATCTTTGACGGAAGCTGTGTCATGACCCAAGGGGAGGCCAACATTTCTTCCATCGGTCCCCTGAAGGAAAACAGCGCCAAAAGTGAAAAATCGGCAGCGCTAAAAACCGATTGATGAAAACTGTGGGATACAGTATATTGCATACCGATTTGTGAGCAGCGTGGTACGGATGTTCGCTAAATTTGTCAGGAAAATTTTTTTCAGGACCCTTGTCATCATACTCCTGTTAAGTGGTGTTTTTGTCCTGATGGGTCACAGGTCCTGGGCCAGAGGGGTTGCCCTGGGTGGGGCCGCGAGCCTGGTAAATTTCCTGGCAATGGCCGGTCATATACCTCGGCACGCCGTGAAGGTGGGACCCGGGGGTCAGCGATCCGCTGCGGGGCGTTACGCTTTGAGGATGGTAATCGCCGGTGCGGTCCTTTTTGCAGCTGCTTCGATGGACAGGATCGCTCTTTGGGCGGCTATACCGGCGTTGTTCATCGCCCAGGCGGTCCTTATCGTCGGGGAGTTGACCGGGGGAACAGACCGGAAGAACGAAATGGAAACCAGGTGACATGGAAGACATGACCTACATCCCCACATATTCATTTGATCTGTTCGGTCTCCACCTGACGGTTAACACGGCCACACTGTTCAATACGTGGGTCGTCATGGCTTTTCTTATAATCGTTGCTTTTCTGGCAACAAGGAGGCTGAAACAGATCCCGGGTCCCCTCCAACGGATGATGGAGGTTTATGTTTCCAGTATGGACAAGCTTGTCAGGGACACTCTTGAGACCACCAGCCGGGGCTACCTTCCGTTGATCGCGACCATGTTTCTCTTCCTGGTTTTGTGCAACTGGCTTGGGATCATACCGGGCCTTGAAGAACCCACAAGAGACCTGAACACACCGCTGAGCCTTGGAATCATGGGTTTTGTCCTCACCCATTTCGCGGCTGTCAGGGAAAAAGGAATAGGGACCTACCTCAAAGAGTACGCCGAGCCTTTCTTTGTAATGGCCCCGCTGAACATCATCGGAGAACTGGCCAAGGTTATATCCATCTCTTTCCGACTGTTCGGCAATATCATGGGGGGAGCGATCATTATCATCGTGGTTTCCCACATGGTTTACAACCTGGTTTTGCCGCCGTTTCTAAACGCCTTCTTCGGGCTTTTTGTCGGTACCATCCAGGCCTTCGTTTTTACCATGCTTACGATTACGTATATAGCTGTGGCGACTAAATAGGATGGACTCGCAAAAAATCCATCAAGCAGGATGTACGCGAAGCGAAAAGACTTCTTGCGAGTTTGTCAAACAGGGGTTGTAAAGAGGGGGTTTATGGATCCAATCGCAACCGCAGCGATCGTCAAGGCCCTGGCCCTCGCAGGGGCCGGGCTGGCTATCGGTCTCGGCGCCATCGGTCCGGGAATCGGCGAGGGTCTATCGGCCGGCAGCGCCTCGTTGGGAATCGCCAGGCAGTCCGCGACATCCTTCGACCTGTTTCGCATCATGCTTGTCGGCCAGGCGGTGACGGAAACCTCGGGTATCTTCGCGTTGGTGGTGGCCATCCTGCTCCTTTTCGGAAACTATCAGGGTGTTCCCCTTATTGACGGTTTCAGCGCGCTGGGTGCCGGCCTCTCCATTGGAGCGGCATCCCTGGCCTCCGGTGTGGGAGCGGGGTTCCCCGCTGCGCGGGCCTGCGAGGCTATTGCACGGCAGCCATACCTCAGAAGCAGCTTCACCACCATGATGCTCATAGGCCAGGCAGTAAGCCAGACCCCGGTCATTTTCGCCCTGCTTATTTCGTTTCTGCTTATCTTTCTCCCGGCAAGACCCAATGCCGGCATCG from Deltaproteobacteria bacterium includes:
- a CDS encoding ParB/RepB/Spo0J family partition protein, translated to MTTERKRQALGKGLGALIPGIETTAEQGEFLVVSVEEVFPNSDQPRRAFNRGAMAELAASIREKGILQPLLVHRVPGGYELLAGERRLRAAKLAGLKTVPVILKRYPEDQKLELALIENIQREDLNPLEEAGAYGDLQGRFKYTQEQLAARLGKDRATVANALRLLKLPEFVKEKLAEGSISAGHARALLGVADTGEMRAMLNRILKRGLSVREVERAVRRGRSSPGKVSGSPDVSHETRALERRMEKSLGSKVRLRIGKNGGRIEIICTSAEELDGVIDRILKG
- the atpB gene encoding F0F1 ATP synthase subunit A — encoded protein: MEDMTYIPTYSFDLFGLHLTVNTATLFNTWVVMAFLIIVAFLATRRLKQIPGPLQRMMEVYVSSMDKLVRDTLETTSRGYLPLIATMFLFLVLCNWLGIIPGLEEPTRDLNTPLSLGIMGFVLTHFAAVREKGIGTYLKEYAEPFFVMAPLNIIGELAKVISISFRLFGNIMGGAIIIIVVSHMVYNLVLPPFLNAFFGLFVGTIQAFVFTMLTITYIAVATK
- a CDS encoding ATP synthase subunit I — protein: MFAKFVRKIFFRTLVIILLLSGVFVLMGHRSWARGVALGGAASLVNFLAMAGHIPRHAVKVGPGGQRSAAGRYALRMVIAGAVLFAAASMDRIALWAAIPALFIAQAVLIVGELTGGTDRKNEMETR
- a CDS encoding polymer-forming cytoskeletal protein gives rise to the protein MNGKKEKPNSATRGEIKAFLGEGTDFKGILTFEGTVRVDGKMEGEIFTKDTLIVGESAAINAEIQVHTIVISGVVRGNINATGKVEVHSPGKVFGNIKTPRLFIEEGVIFDGSCVMTQGEANISSIGPLKENSAKSEKSAALKTD
- a CDS encoding ATP synthase F0 subunit C, which produces MDPIATAAIVKALALAGAGLAIGLGAIGPGIGEGLSAGSASLGIARQSATSFDLFRIMLVGQAVTETSGIFALVVAILLLFGNYQGVPLIDGFSALGAGLSIGAASLASGVGAGFPAARACEAIARQPYLRSSFTTMMLIGQAVSQTPVIFALLISFLLIFLPARPNAGIVDFVAMLSAGLCMGFGAVGPSIGSGIAAESAIIGVRNHRDPPSSVGLLTRVMLLGQAVAQSTSIYAMVVAFVLIMLR